The following proteins are encoded in a genomic region of Nitrospirota bacterium:
- a CDS encoding helix-turn-helix transcriptional regulator: MRRRRGITQEKLAELVQIDARHIQRIEAGDGNPSLFLIVRLAGALAVPPSSLL; this comes from the coding sequence TTGAGGAGAAGAAGAGGGATCACCCAGGAGAAGCTTGCCGAATTGGTCCAGATCGATGCCCGGCACATCCAGAGGATCGAGGCAGGCGACGGCAACCCAAGTCTTTTTCTGATCGTGCGTCTGGCCGGCGCTCTGGCGGTGCCACCCTCCAGCCTGCTTTGA
- a CDS encoding NarK/NasA family nitrate transporter, with protein MSANLKEALRSGHFPSLVAAFLFFDMSFMIWVLLGPLGNHISAELGLSPSQKGLLVAIPILGGAFFRIFMGILTDWIGPKKSALLAMTLTPLPLLWGWLGAERFGEILGVGLLLGIPGASFAAALPLASRNYPAKHQGLAMGLAGAGNSGTVLTALFAPRLADAFGWNAVMGLALIPLVLVFVAFLLLAREPVLPPRKKLSGYFSILAEGDLWFFNLFYSLTFGGFVGLGSFLPIFFHDQYGVSKVMAGTLTAFCVMSGSFLRPVGGALADQTGGLRALSLFFSVVAVLILGLACLPTLGVAVALAFLTLGVLGLGNGAVFQLVPQRFRDEIGVATGWIGAAGGVGGFCLPPLLGVLKETLGTYAAGFGAFAVGIVFCAGVLRFVRKDWERWSGSSREVRSETVLVSVGGR; from the coding sequence ATGAGTGCAAACCTGAAGGAAGCTCTTCGGAGCGGCCACTTCCCCTCGCTGGTTGCGGCCTTCCTGTTTTTCGACATGAGTTTCATGATCTGGGTTCTCCTGGGTCCGCTCGGAAATCACATTTCAGCGGAACTCGGGCTATCGCCATCGCAGAAGGGACTCCTGGTTGCGATTCCGATCCTCGGCGGCGCATTTTTCCGAATCTTCATGGGCATCCTGACCGATTGGATCGGCCCGAAGAAATCCGCCCTGTTGGCGATGACGCTGACTCCCCTTCCGCTACTCTGGGGCTGGCTCGGCGCGGAGCGATTCGGCGAGATCCTAGGTGTAGGCCTTCTACTGGGAATTCCCGGCGCCAGTTTCGCCGCGGCACTCCCGCTCGCTTCGAGGAACTATCCGGCGAAGCATCAGGGACTCGCCATGGGGCTTGCCGGCGCGGGAAACAGCGGAACGGTCCTGACCGCCCTCTTCGCGCCGCGACTGGCCGACGCCTTCGGATGGAATGCCGTGATGGGGCTGGCCCTGATTCCACTCGTCCTCGTGTTTGTGGCCTTCTTGCTCCTCGCGCGGGAGCCCGTCCTGCCTCCCAGAAAAAAGCTCTCGGGCTATTTTTCGATTCTTGCCGAAGGGGATCTCTGGTTCTTCAACCTGTTCTACAGTTTGACGTTTGGCGGGTTCGTCGGTCTCGGCTCTTTCCTGCCCATTTTCTTCCACGATCAATACGGCGTTTCGAAAGTCATGGCCGGAACGCTGACGGCCTTCTGCGTCATGTCAGGATCTTTTCTCAGACCGGTGGGCGGAGCCTTGGCCGATCAAACCGGTGGACTCCGGGCCCTGTCGCTCTTCTTCTCGGTCGTTGCCGTGCTCATCCTGGGACTCGCCTGCCTTCCGACCTTGGGTGTGGCGGTGGCGCTGGCATTCCTTACGCTCGGGGTTCTCGGCCTGGGCAACGGGGCAGTCTTCCAACTTGTGCCGCAACGATTTCGGGACGAGATCGGCGTGGCCACCGGCTGGATCGGGGCGGCCGGAGGCGTCGGCGGGTTTTGTCTACCTCCGCTGCTGGGTGTGCTGAAGGAGACGCTAGGGACGTATGCCGCCGGTTTCGGGGCGTTCGCCGTGGGGATTGTTTTCTGCGCGGGGGTCCTGCGCTTCGTCCGGAAGGACTGGGAGAGATGGTCGGGTTCGTCCCGTGAAGTCCGCTCGGAAACGGTCCTGGTGTCAGTCGGAGGGCGATGA
- a CDS encoding ABC transporter ATP-binding protein encodes MLKDFVGYFKEHRRTYLWGIAALAAVDLLDLLPPLVIMWGVDALTAHLPEHRLLLLAFLYVAIVAGQGLFRFHWRIRFMGNAHRIDRSLKIRLLSRLVRLPINTFHEKSTGNLMARATNDVQAVKDAMGLGLLIFFDAVFYCLTIPPLMLHLSPKLALLSFIALPGVPFFVFIVGGVIDRRFTKVQEAFEMMTERVQESVAGIRVVKSYNLQEDEQKRFGEACGWYRKHGLSLAKTESYFAPILEFSTAIGVAVLLFVGGPDVMTGAITIGTFVALKSYIGKMVWPMSAFGWSFSMFKEGGASQRRVQEVLASVPEGNGDGSVSAAAAAPNGDAVRSIDFRSVRFTYPGESQPVLSELNMRIEAPCRLAIVGPIGVGKSTLVQLVTRLYDPPRGTVFVDGRDVLDLTPAGLRKRFAVVPQEPYLFSDTVRENVLLEAESGNGRDQGIEELAHLASIREEIEGFRGRYDAVLGEKGINLSGGQKKRVAIARALAKRSPVLILDDPFSAVDHETEAKIAASIRSLDRYGLLILITHRLSSITWMDRIWVMEGGRVVEDGTHDDLMRRDGLYARLFRRQQALASMMLEED; translated from the coding sequence ATGCTGAAAGATTTCGTCGGCTACTTCAAAGAGCACCGCCGAACCTACCTCTGGGGGATTGCGGCTCTTGCGGCCGTCGATCTCCTGGACCTTCTCCCGCCGCTGGTGATCATGTGGGGAGTGGACGCGCTTACGGCCCATCTTCCGGAACATCGGCTCCTGCTTTTGGCGTTCCTCTATGTGGCCATCGTGGCGGGCCAGGGACTCTTCCGTTTCCACTGGCGCATCCGGTTCATGGGCAACGCGCACCGGATCGACCGATCCCTCAAGATACGGTTGCTGTCGCGACTCGTGCGCCTTCCGATCAACACGTTTCACGAAAAATCGACGGGAAATCTGATGGCGCGGGCGACGAACGACGTGCAGGCCGTAAAGGATGCCATGGGGCTGGGGCTGCTCATCTTCTTCGACGCGGTGTTCTACTGCCTGACGATCCCGCCGCTCATGCTTCATCTCTCGCCAAAACTCGCTCTCCTCAGCTTCATTGCGCTCCCCGGAGTGCCTTTCTTCGTCTTCATCGTCGGGGGCGTGATCGACCGCCGATTTACGAAAGTTCAAGAGGCTTTCGAAATGATGACCGAACGCGTTCAGGAAAGCGTGGCCGGCATCCGAGTCGTGAAGTCGTACAATCTCCAGGAGGACGAACAGAAGCGGTTCGGCGAGGCCTGCGGGTGGTATCGGAAGCACGGCCTGAGTCTGGCGAAGACGGAATCCTATTTCGCGCCCATCCTTGAATTCTCCACGGCCATCGGCGTGGCCGTGCTTCTTTTTGTGGGAGGTCCGGACGTCATGACCGGGGCCATCACCATCGGGACCTTCGTCGCCCTCAAGAGCTACATCGGGAAGATGGTCTGGCCGATGAGCGCGTTCGGCTGGAGCTTTTCGATGTTCAAGGAAGGCGGCGCCTCTCAGCGGAGAGTGCAGGAGGTGCTCGCATCGGTTCCGGAGGGCAATGGGGACGGCTCCGTGAGCGCGGCTGCCGCCGCCCCGAACGGCGACGCGGTTCGATCCATCGATTTCCGCTCGGTCCGGTTCACCTATCCGGGCGAATCCCAGCCTGTGCTGTCGGAATTGAACATGCGAATTGAGGCGCCCTGTCGCCTCGCGATCGTCGGTCCCATCGGCGTCGGAAAGAGCACACTCGTGCAGCTTGTCACCCGACTCTATGATCCGCCCCGCGGCACCGTGTTTGTGGATGGCCGGGATGTGTTGGATCTCACGCCGGCCGGCCTGCGAAAGCGGTTCGCCGTGGTCCCGCAGGAACCGTATCTCTTCTCGGATACCGTACGAGAAAACGTGCTGCTCGAAGCAGAGAGTGGGAACGGCCGGGACCAGGGAATCGAAGAGTTGGCGCACCTGGCTTCCATCCGCGAAGAAATAGAAGGCTTCCGAGGACGCTACGACGCCGTCCTCGGGGAAAAAGGCATCAACCTTTCCGGGGGGCAGAAGAAGCGCGTGGCCATCGCCCGGGCACTGGCAAAGCGGTCGCCCGTCCTGATTCTGGATGATCCGTTCTCCGCGGTCGATCACGAGACCGAGGCGAAGATTGCCGCGTCGATCCGTTCTCTTGACCGCTACGGCCTCTTGATCCTGATCACCCATCGCCTCAGCTCGATTACGTGGATGGACCGCATCTGGGTCATGGAGGGCGGCCGTGTGGTGGAAGACGGCACCCACGATGATCTGATGCGGAGAGACGGACTCTATGCGCGCCTCTTCCGTCGGCAGCAGGCCTTGGCCTCGATGATGCTGGAGGAAGACTGA
- a CDS encoding site-specific integrase: MPKIKRYKGVRQLPDGRFLVRYPDLGRKYHERILERHEAGTIETAIGILDDLKGKVQAGERPWERLAAIVPEPVTTFNMLADEWLNYSRIHLKAYTRDVFCLKELRKHFGEKDIREIAPADVEAFKQIKVDEGYGRPSVNHWLAMLRRVLNKAKSHGRLDSTPFPAVKLLKLEKKGRLKFLSPEEEALILHHAEGWLRPVITFSLHTGLRLGETARLTRQDVDLEKRIIYVEHTKSGKPRAVPMNDTVHALLSDALKVHFLDDDRIFRHCGSFMSHRFTLAVRDLAAKVAEARNKGAKFYRIGEGEGAERIDLEKVTLDGVVWHSLRHTWASRLVMAGVPIKTLMELGGWSSLEMVEVYAHIGDEHKAEAVKRLDVYSGDRICVPKVGTMVAQAPLMRSSRAQSAQVRHERSLMIG; encoded by the coding sequence ATGCCGAAGATCAAACGGTACAAGGGCGTGAGGCAGTTACCGGACGGCCGGTTTCTCGTTCGCTACCCGGACCTTGGAAGGAAGTACCATGAGAGGATTCTTGAGCGGCATGAGGCCGGAACGATTGAGACGGCGATCGGGATTCTGGACGACCTGAAAGGGAAGGTCCAGGCGGGTGAAAGGCCGTGGGAGAGGCTGGCCGCGATTGTCCCGGAGCCTGTGACCACGTTCAACATGCTGGCCGATGAGTGGCTCAACTACTCGCGCATTCACTTGAAGGCATACACGCGGGACGTGTTCTGCTTGAAGGAACTCCGAAAGCATTTCGGGGAGAAGGACATCCGCGAGATAGCACCGGCGGACGTGGAGGCATTCAAGCAGATCAAAGTTGATGAAGGGTACGGAAGGCCGAGCGTGAATCACTGGCTCGCCATGCTGCGGCGGGTGCTGAACAAGGCCAAGTCTCACGGCAGGCTGGATTCAACCCCGTTCCCGGCGGTGAAACTCTTGAAGCTGGAGAAGAAAGGCCGCTTGAAATTCCTCTCGCCGGAAGAGGAAGCCTTGATCCTCCACCATGCCGAGGGCTGGCTCCGGCCCGTCATCACGTTCAGCCTTCACACCGGATTGAGGCTGGGGGAGACGGCGCGACTCACGCGGCAGGACGTGGACCTTGAAAAGCGGATCATCTACGTCGAACACACCAAGAGCGGCAAGCCCCGCGCGGTTCCCATGAACGACACGGTACACGCGCTATTGAGCGATGCCTTGAAGGTTCACTTCCTGGATGATGACCGGATATTCCGGCATTGCGGTAGCTTCATGTCACACAGGTTTACGCTTGCGGTCCGGGACCTGGCCGCGAAGGTTGCGGAGGCCCGGAACAAGGGCGCGAAGTTCTACAGGATCGGGGAAGGGGAGGGGGCCGAAAGGATCGACCTTGAGAAAGTGACCCTTGACGGCGTGGTGTGGCATTCCCTCAGGCATACGTGGGCGAGTCGCCTTGTCATGGCCGGGGTGCCGATCAAGACCTTGATGGAGCTTGGCGGATGGAGTAGCTTGGAGATGGTGGAAGTTTACGCGCACATCGGGGACGAACACAAGGCCGAGGCGGTTAAGCGCTTGGACGTTTACTCAGGAGACAGAATTTGCGTGCCGAAGGTCGGGACCATGGTAGCCCAGGCGCCCCTAATGCGGTCCAGTCGTGCCCAGTCTGCCCAGGTTCGACATGAACGCAGTTTGATGATTGGATAG
- a CDS encoding DUF2203 domain-containing protein produces MSQQPEIIVKRTFSFEQARKLLPDIRRITREAATKADLMLADLRTTPKTDPQSPALHQDYENLLNEWADRIVDLGCEVKGVWLVDFDSGHGYYCWKHPEEDLGYFHSYEDGFRGRQRIQ; encoded by the coding sequence TTGAGTCAACAACCGGAAATCATTGTGAAGAGGACCTTCTCGTTCGAGCAGGCCAGGAAGCTTCTGCCCGACATCCGGCGGATTACCCGCGAGGCGGCAACCAAGGCGGACCTCATGCTCGCCGATCTCCGGACCACCCCGAAAACAGATCCGCAATCCCCGGCCCTCCACCAAGACTACGAAAATCTTCTGAACGAGTGGGCCGACCGAATCGTCGATTTGGGTTGCGAGGTCAAAGGCGTTTGGCTCGTCGACTTCGACAGCGGTCACGGATACTACTGTTGGAAGCATCCTGAAGAAGACTTGGGCTATTTCCACTCGTACGAAGACGGTTTCCGCGGTCGGCAGCGGATTCAGTAG
- a CDS encoding ABC transporter ATP-binding protein yields the protein MDTYAAEDAVKGPTDYGTLARRLLPFIRKYPLLFWGGSFFVVLSMLLGSAVPYFVARAIDEGILRNDRRVLYLMGGLVLGFEAVRVATQSAYRYLLQAMGQNVMLDLRTDLFRHVQKLPVSYFDRHPTGRVVTRLTNDVSALGDLFSSGLVVIVGDVCVIAGSVGFMAAMNLKLTLLFLLTFPPMVWASMYFARRMKGIYREIRRKLALINGFLGERLNPTAMSTIKLYNAEEKTSSRFAAIVEDYFQELMHSTRTYGMFHPIITVLTSIGVGLILFQGGHMYLENQEITMGVLVAFLSYSQNLHTPIRDMIDKFNIFQAAMSSGERVWTVFNEPPEVGSSLELTQVAEFEPVSIQDLTPRGPARVDFDHVSFHYIPGSPVLKDINLSLVPGKRNALVGVTGSGKTTVAHLMVRFYEPSEGRILLDGVDLRRMSREDVRRRIGLVSQEPFLFSGSMERFLNEHRNGAGDVARWLERYGLESLLDKLQRNIRGGGVNLSMGERQVFSLVRALAYNAKLVIFDEATSYVDPEAEHKIRQILADAFRDRTLLVIAHRLSTIAECDQVWVLSRGELVQQMTGEEFRRTLPPA from the coding sequence ATGGACACCTACGCGGCGGAAGATGCGGTCAAGGGGCCCACGGACTATGGAACCCTCGCGCGCCGGCTCCTGCCGTTCATCCGGAAATATCCGCTCCTCTTCTGGGGCGGCTCGTTCTTTGTCGTCCTCTCGATGCTGCTGGGCAGCGCGGTGCCGTACTTCGTGGCCCGGGCCATCGACGAGGGCATCCTCCGGAACGATCGCCGTGTTCTCTACCTCATGGGCGGCCTGGTCCTCGGCTTTGAGGCCGTGCGGGTGGCCACGCAATCGGCCTACCGGTACCTCCTCCAGGCGATGGGACAAAATGTGATGCTCGACTTGCGCACGGATCTCTTCCGGCACGTCCAGAAACTCCCCGTCTCCTATTTCGACCGGCACCCCACCGGCCGCGTCGTGACTCGACTCACGAACGATGTGAGCGCCCTCGGCGACCTCTTTTCATCCGGGCTGGTCGTCATCGTCGGGGATGTGTGCGTCATCGCCGGTTCGGTCGGGTTTATGGCGGCCATGAACCTGAAACTCACGCTCCTGTTTCTCCTCACGTTTCCCCCCATGGTCTGGGCTTCGATGTACTTCGCCCGCAGAATGAAAGGGATCTACCGTGAAATCCGTCGCAAGCTCGCGCTGATCAATGGATTCCTGGGAGAGCGGCTGAACCCCACGGCCATGTCGACCATCAAGCTGTACAACGCGGAGGAGAAAACCTCATCCCGGTTCGCCGCGATCGTGGAAGACTACTTCCAAGAGCTGATGCACTCGACGCGGACCTACGGCATGTTCCATCCCATCATCACCGTGCTGACTTCCATCGGGGTCGGCCTGATCCTCTTTCAAGGCGGGCACATGTATCTGGAGAACCAGGAAATTACCATGGGCGTGCTGGTGGCGTTCCTCTCGTACAGCCAGAACCTCCACACGCCCATTCGGGACATGATCGACAAGTTCAACATCTTCCAGGCCGCGATGAGCTCCGGGGAGCGCGTGTGGACCGTGTTCAATGAACCCCCCGAGGTGGGGTCAAGTCTTGAATTGACACAGGTTGCGGAATTCGAACCTGTATCAATTCAAGACTTGACCCCAAGGGGGCCGGCCCGAGTGGATTTCGACCACGTCAGCTTTCACTACATCCCGGGCTCACCCGTTCTCAAGGACATCAACCTTTCGCTGGTACCGGGAAAGCGGAATGCCCTCGTGGGCGTGACCGGATCCGGCAAAACCACCGTCGCGCACCTGATGGTACGGTTCTATGAGCCGTCGGAAGGTCGGATTCTCCTGGATGGGGTGGACCTCCGCCGGATGTCGCGCGAAGACGTGCGGCGGAGGATCGGCCTCGTTTCGCAAGAGCCTTTTCTGTTCTCCGGATCGATGGAGCGGTTCTTGAACGAACATCGGAACGGGGCAGGAGATGTCGCCCGCTGGCTCGAGCGCTACGGCCTCGAATCCCTTCTGGACAAGTTGCAACGGAATATTCGCGGCGGTGGCGTCAATCTCTCCATGGGCGAACGCCAAGTCTTCTCCCTGGTGAGGGCGTTGGCCTACAACGCGAAACTGGTCATTTTCGATGAAGCGACCTCCTACGTGGATCCCGAGGCGGAGCACAAGATCCGGCAGATCCTCGCCGACGCCTTCCGCGACCGCACGCTACTGGTCATTGCCCACCGGCTGTCCACCATCGCCGAGTGCGACCAGGTCTGGGTGCTCAGCCGTGGTGAGCTGGTCCAGCAGATGACGGGCGAGGAGTTCCGCAGGACGCTTCCGCCCGCGTGA
- a CDS encoding MBL fold metallo-hydrolase: protein MNCPNGSPGIVIDSGDVPGRVPDARQRFQAGIGNYFHASKTIPLVIATHPHSDHIGNLAWLFGQFEIRAYLDNGQPPRKASRTFRSLEVAVNSEVAADGTRRLNPDSAIEPLEPCPGSRVSLKILGPRRRWGDCADDPNNCSVVVRMDYGKTSYLFTGDSEREAEERYLGDPAARGLLDADVLKVAHHGSETSSSRGFLAAVSPKVVVVSAGPPGQFTNRNYRHPRLATVAALMSAMPHALLRPASDFRVFDSRRNLWTSLRTDLPLYVTASDGDVVIRSDGENLLLPGQRPP from the coding sequence GTGAATTGTCCTAACGGCTCGCCGGGGATTGTCATAGATTCTGGGGACGTGCCCGGCCGGGTTCCGGATGCCCGCCAACGGTTTCAAGCAGGAATCGGAAACTATTTCCACGCATCCAAAACCATTCCACTCGTCATCGCGACCCACCCGCATTCCGATCACATCGGCAATCTCGCGTGGCTTTTCGGTCAGTTCGAAATTCGCGCCTATCTCGACAATGGGCAGCCCCCACGGAAGGCATCGCGCACGTTTCGAAGTTTGGAAGTGGCAGTAAACTCGGAAGTAGCGGCGGACGGAACGAGACGGCTGAATCCTGACTCCGCCATCGAGCCGCTTGAACCCTGTCCGGGCAGTCGCGTCTCCCTAAAGATCCTTGGTCCACGACGGAGATGGGGCGACTGCGCCGACGATCCGAACAACTGCTCGGTGGTCGTTCGTATGGATTACGGCAAGACCTCCTACCTCTTCACAGGGGACTCTGAGCGCGAGGCGGAAGAGCGATACTTGGGCGACCCGGCTGCCAGGGGGCTCCTCGACGCGGATGTTCTGAAAGTGGCGCATCACGGATCTGAAACATCGAGTTCGCGGGGATTTCTCGCTGCGGTCTCCCCCAAGGTAGTTGTCGTAAGCGCCGGTCCGCCGGGTCAATTTACCAATCGAAATTACCGGCATCCCCGCTTGGCGACTGTGGCCGCCCTCATGTCGGCAATGCCGCACGCTCTGCTCCGACCAGCATCCGACTTCCGTGTTTTCGATTCGCGTCGGAACCTCTGGACTTCATTGAGGACCGATCTGCCGCTCTACGTGACAGCCTCGGATGGAGACGTCGTCATCCGTTCCGACGGCGAGAACCTGCTTCTGCCCGGCCAGCGCCCGCCTTGA
- a CDS encoding sigma 54-interacting transcriptional regulator, translating to MAEQRSHDLRRWQGQSYLAQLEILYEISKTFRQNLKPQEQIRRGLHVLSEMLHLKRAIFVVEDGRSGLLRITEGYGLSPEERQRASFKSGEGLIGQAFKNGSPIVASLADSSREPLPWDHAQSWSGERKWGFLAVPIRTTERVCGVLALEYEASEGLPTQELTRLIYSVCNFWSKLLTPTPPESMPAKSSIAPKGKRHAMERLVGESRAMHKIVELIATVSHAKTPILLRGESGTGKGLAAETIHQSSRYSRGPFVKVVCASIPEALFESELFGYHKGAFTGALRDKPGLVETASGGSLFLDEIGDIPLPVQVKLLRFLQEKTFERLGGTRPLRVDTRVIAATNQSLEDLVRRGLLREDLYYRLNVLPITLPPLRERVEDIPILAAFFLDAANREHAKDVSLTAEAIQMLREYSWPGNIRELENFVERLVVLSPGGAVRPENIVLHGLDPHQTPRPATALSTEPSPPSLGTLRDLEREKIVEALRQADGVQEKAARLLGITRRQIGHRIKKFGIRRDPTPFQ from the coding sequence GTGGCAGAGCAGAGGTCGCACGATCTGCGCCGTTGGCAGGGTCAGAGCTACTTGGCGCAGCTTGAGATCCTTTACGAAATCAGCAAGACGTTCCGCCAAAACCTCAAGCCGCAGGAGCAGATCCGTCGGGGACTCCACGTGCTCTCCGAAATGCTTCATCTGAAGCGGGCAATTTTCGTGGTGGAGGATGGCCGGAGCGGCCTTCTACGGATCACTGAGGGCTACGGCCTCTCGCCGGAGGAACGCCAGCGGGCAAGTTTCAAATCCGGTGAAGGACTGATCGGACAAGCGTTCAAGAACGGCTCGCCGATCGTTGCCTCGCTCGCGGATTCGAGCCGCGAGCCGCTGCCATGGGATCATGCACAATCCTGGTCGGGGGAACGGAAATGGGGCTTCCTCGCCGTTCCGATCAGAACCACCGAGCGCGTGTGTGGCGTGTTGGCGCTTGAGTACGAGGCATCGGAGGGGCTTCCGACCCAGGAGTTGACGCGTCTCATCTACTCCGTCTGCAATTTTTGGTCGAAACTTCTGACGCCGACTCCTCCCGAATCCATGCCGGCGAAATCCTCGATCGCCCCGAAGGGAAAGAGGCACGCCATGGAGCGGCTGGTCGGCGAGAGCCGAGCCATGCACAAGATCGTCGAATTGATCGCCACGGTGAGCCATGCCAAGACGCCGATTCTCCTCCGGGGCGAAAGCGGCACGGGGAAGGGGCTTGCGGCCGAGACCATTCACCAATCGAGCCGATACTCCAGAGGGCCGTTTGTGAAAGTCGTGTGCGCATCGATCCCGGAGGCGCTCTTCGAGAGTGAGCTTTTCGGCTATCACAAAGGGGCATTCACCGGGGCGCTGAGGGATAAACCCGGTCTGGTGGAGACCGCCTCCGGTGGATCGCTGTTTCTGGACGAGATCGGCGACATTCCCCTGCCTGTGCAGGTGAAACTTCTCCGGTTCTTACAGGAGAAGACCTTCGAACGGCTGGGTGGAACCCGGCCGCTGCGCGTCGACACACGGGTCATCGCCGCCACGAATCAATCTCTGGAAGATCTGGTTCGGAGAGGACTACTCAGAGAAGATCTCTACTACCGACTGAATGTTCTGCCGATCACGCTGCCGCCTTTGCGGGAACGGGTGGAAGACATCCCGATCCTCGCGGCGTTCTTCCTCGATGCGGCCAATCGCGAGCACGCGAAGGACGTGAGCCTGACAGCGGAGGCCATCCAAATGCTACGGGAATACTCGTGGCCGGGGAACATCCGAGAGCTCGAAAATTTCGTCGAAAGACTCGTCGTTTTGTCACCGGGCGGCGCGGTTCGACCGGAAAATATCGTGCTGCACGGGCTCGACCCGCATCAAACACCACGCCCCGCCACCGCCCTTTCCACGGAACCCTCTCCACCGTCTCTCGGAACGCTCCGTGACCTGGAACGCGAGAAGATCGTTGAAGCACTACGGCAGGCCGATGGAGTTCAAGAGAAAGCCGCGCGACTTCTCGGGATCACCCGGCGCCAGATCGGACACCGGATCAAGAAGTTCGGTATCCGGCGCGATCCGACACCGTTTCAGTAG
- a CDS encoding type II toxin-antitoxin system RelE/ParE family toxin, with the protein MAEYRVTLASSAERELLKLPLSAQNRAEAAIDKLSVNPRPLGVVKLKGRLNLWRIRVGTYRVIYGIDDGSKVVDVTHIRHRKDAYR; encoded by the coding sequence GTGGCTGAGTACCGCGTCACCCTTGCGTCGTCCGCCGAGCGCGAGCTTTTGAAACTTCCGCTGTCAGCACAGAATCGAGCAGAGGCGGCCATCGACAAGTTATCAGTCAACCCCCGCCCGCTTGGAGTGGTAAAACTGAAAGGGCGCCTCAACCTGTGGCGCATTCGCGTCGGGACCTACCGGGTCATCTACGGGATTGACGACGGATCGAAAGTCGTAGACGTAACCCACATCCGCCACCGCAAGGACGCCTACCGGTAA